In a single window of the Calliphora vicina unplaced genomic scaffold, idCalVici1.1 scaffold_18, whole genome shotgun sequence genome:
- the LOC135963149 gene encoding uncharacterized protein LOC135963149 encodes MNSVIDILEKPISDENIIKKDYHTYSPYLQSYNSNDEIRISIQNQDLYVLPGESFIYVEGFVTDANNTKLITTSSNFKVKNNFLAYLFDEIRYELNGIEIDRTRHLGTSSSIKNLVSLSPTDSNAMENSGWNKIDDIKLINGYFNFYAPLKMLLGFAEDYNKIILNGKHELILLRSKNDADLVYSSVSTEKPKMTISNISWRIPHVQLSDLSKLNMMKTINSGASIPIAFRSWDCHINPQLNIGVNHIWNVKLASNRERPRFVLIAFQHEDKFIHCDLTNLKVHLNSESYPYDDLNIKFKNERFAILYDMYARFQENYYYMRDAKPLLTSQEFKNKAPIIVIDVQHQNESVSSGPIDIKIEFETDTNIPEKTSAYCILIHDRIIEYNPLRGQVIKVL; translated from the coding sequence atgaattctgtaatagatattttagaaaaaccGATTTCTGAtgagaatattataaaaaaagattaTCATACTTATTCACCATATCTTCAGTCTTACAACAGTAATGATGAAATtagaatttcaatacaaaatcaaGATTTATATGTTTTACCTGGTGAAAGCTTTATATATGTAGAGGGGTTCGTTACTGATGCTAACAATACAAAATTGATAACTACTTCATCCAATTTTAAAGTGAAGAATAATTTTCTTGCCTATCTCTTTGATGAAATTCGTTATGAGCTTAATGGTATTGAGATAGATCGTACAAGACATTTGGGAACATCCAGCtccattaaaaatttagtttcattaTCACCAACGGATAGTAATGCTATGGAAAATTCAGGATGGAACAAAATTGACGATATTAAACTTATTAATggatattttaatttctatgCTCCACTGAAAATGTTATTGGGATTCGCAGAAgactataataaaattatattaaatggtAAACATGAGTTGATTCTTTTGCGTAGTAAAAATGATGCTGATCTTGTGTACTCATCTGTTTCCactgaaaaaccaaaaatgacaatttcaaatatttcatggAGAATACCACACGTTCAGTTATCtgatttaagtaaattaaatatgatgAAGACAATCAACAGTGGTGCTTCTATACCAATAGCATTTCGTAGCTGGGATTGTCATATTAATCCACAACTAAATATAGGTGTTAATCATATATGGAATGTTAAATTAGCTTCAAATAGAGAACGTCCTCGTTTTGTATTGATTGCTTTTCAACATGAAGACAAATTCATTCATTGtgatttaactaatttaaaagTACATTTAAATTCTGAATCGTATCCATATGATgatctaaatattaaatttaagaatGAGCGTTTTGCGATTCTATATGATATGTATGCTAGATTTcaggaaaattattattatatgagAGATGCCAAACCACTACTCACTTCTCAagagtttaaaaataaagctcCGATAATTGTAATAGATGTACAACATCAAAACGAATCAGTTAGCAGTGGACCAATcgatataaaaatcgaatttgaaACAGATACTAATATTCCCGAAAAGACATCAGCTTATTGTATTCTTATTCACGATCGCATAATTGAATATAATCCATTAAGAGGACAAGTTATAAAAGTCTTATAA